The proteins below come from a single Caenibius sp. WL genomic window:
- a CDS encoding DUF475 domain-containing protein: MFRFFRGSFIFTIICLALGAWYGWSTTGSLEATAQILWIVTVLSILEISLSFDNAVVNATVLEDMDEVWQKRFLTWGIAFAVFGMRVIFPLAIVAIAAGIGPMEALHLSLNKPAEYERIVSSAHVGIAGFGGAFLAMVGLKFFFDADKEVHWISVIEKRLSGISAVKSAEIGILLLALWGISSLLEAEEALTFLIAGILGIVTFISVEAINTWLELRDAQRKLAGAAVRSGLGGFLYLNVLDASFSFDGVIGAFALSNNMIVIALGLSIGAFFVRSMTIMLVKKGTLAEYAFLEHGAFWAIIALGTIMLLSARFHIPETITGLIGAALIGISLWWSIRANRKEALTAPATP; encoded by the coding sequence GTGTTTCGCTTCTTTCGCGGATCATTCATCTTCACGATCATCTGCCTTGCGCTCGGCGCGTGGTATGGCTGGAGCACCACCGGCAGCCTGGAAGCCACGGCCCAGATTCTGTGGATCGTTACGGTTCTGTCTATTCTCGAAATCTCGCTCAGCTTCGACAACGCGGTGGTCAACGCCACCGTGCTCGAAGACATGGACGAAGTCTGGCAGAAGCGCTTCCTCACCTGGGGTATCGCCTTTGCCGTTTTCGGCATGCGTGTGATCTTTCCGCTTGCAATCGTGGCTATCGCGGCGGGCATTGGCCCGATGGAGGCTTTGCACCTGTCGCTGAACAAGCCGGCGGAATACGAACGGATCGTTTCCTCCGCGCATGTCGGTATTGCCGGATTTGGCGGCGCGTTCCTCGCGATGGTCGGGCTCAAATTCTTTTTCGATGCCGATAAGGAAGTGCACTGGATCAGCGTGATCGAGAAACGGCTCTCCGGCATTTCCGCGGTCAAATCGGCAGAAATCGGCATTCTTCTGCTGGCGCTGTGGGGCATTTCCAGCCTGCTGGAAGCCGAAGAAGCGCTGACGTTCCTGATCGCCGGGATTCTCGGCATCGTGACATTCATTTCCGTCGAAGCGATCAACACCTGGCTGGAACTGCGCGATGCCCAGCGCAAGCTGGCAGGGGCCGCAGTGCGTTCGGGGCTCGGCGGATTCCTTTATCTCAACGTGCTCGACGCCTCGTTCAGTTTCGACGGAGTCATCGGTGCCTTCGCGCTGTCAAACAACATGATCGTTATTGCCCTCGGTCTCTCGATCGGCGCATTCTTTGTTCGCTCGATGACGATCATGCTGGTGAAGAAAGGCACGCTGGCGGAATACGCGTTCCTCGAACATGGTGCGTTTTGGGCGATTATCGCGTTGGGCACGATCATGCTCCTGTCCGCGCGTTTCCATATTCCCGAAACCATCACCGGGCTGATCGGCGCGGCTCTGATCGGCATTTCCCTGTGGTGGTCGATCCGCGCCAATCGCAAGGAGGCCTTGACAGCGCCAGCCACACCTTGA
- a CDS encoding YnfA family protein — protein sequence MTAFAYIGAALTEIAGCFAFWAWLRLDKSPVWLMPGMVSLALFAYLLTLVEADHAGRTYAAYGGVYIVSAIAWLWLVEGARPDRWDMIGGAVCLCGAAIILWRPRAA from the coding sequence ATGACCGCCTTTGCCTATATCGGCGCCGCGCTGACCGAAATTGCCGGATGCTTCGCGTTCTGGGCCTGGTTGCGGCTGGATAAGTCGCCAGTGTGGCTCATGCCCGGCATGGTATCGCTCGCGCTGTTTGCCTATCTGCTGACGCTGGTCGAAGCGGATCACGCCGGGCGCACCTACGCCGCTTATGGCGGGGTCTATATCGTTTCCGCGATCGCGTGGCTGTGGCTGGTCGAAGGGGCCCGGCCGGATCGCTGGGATATGATCGGCGGCGCGGTCTGCCTGTGCGGCGCGGCGATCATCCTGTGGAGGCCTCGGGCCGCCTGA
- a CDS encoding amino acid permease, translating into MFARVKPLEAIIATAEKKSLHRSLGGFQLMLFGIGCVIGTGIFVLTASGAQKAGPGLLLAFAIAGAICIVAALCYAEIASILPVAGSAYTYTYATLGELLAWTVGWSLILEYAVAASAVSVGWSGYFTGTILKEFFGIHLPIWLSAGPLMLGGAPGGLINLPALVIALLVTWLLILGTRESAWFNAVLVTVKIAALTAFVVLTLPQAELERFNPFLPAGVFGGFGTGVGAVGAAATMFFAYVGFDAVSTAAEETKNPQRNVPIGLVGSLLFCTAFYIIVSAGAVGAIGGQPIMGPDGVPWPAGSAELARQCALPEFQDRLVCSHEALAHVLRVIGFSTVGNLVGIAAFVALPSVILILLFGQTRIFFVMARDGLLPERLARVHPKWKTPYVVTAITGAVVAVAAAFLPVGKLADISNAGTLYAFAMVATAAMILRHRMPGLPRRFRAPLLWLIAPATIVGCVFLFLNLPVAAMVVLPGWGIIGLLVYFGYARARSHVGRGLTEVHEPEYADLEPDIPGIADRGRD; encoded by the coding sequence ATGTTCGCACGAGTGAAACCGCTGGAAGCGATTATTGCGACAGCCGAAAAGAAATCGCTTCATCGTTCGCTCGGTGGATTTCAACTTATGCTGTTCGGGATTGGCTGTGTCATCGGCACCGGCATTTTCGTGCTGACGGCTTCCGGCGCGCAGAAAGCCGGGCCGGGGTTGCTGTTGGCCTTTGCCATCGCCGGGGCGATCTGCATCGTCGCCGCGCTCTGCTACGCCGAAATCGCTTCCATTCTGCCCGTCGCGGGGTCCGCTTACACCTATACCTATGCGACATTGGGCGAATTGCTGGCGTGGACGGTCGGGTGGTCGCTGATCCTCGAATATGCGGTGGCGGCCAGCGCGGTTTCGGTCGGATGGTCCGGTTATTTCACGGGGACCATACTCAAGGAATTCTTCGGTATACACCTGCCGATATGGCTGAGCGCGGGCCCGCTGATGCTGGGCGGCGCGCCGGGCGGGCTGATCAATCTGCCGGCCTTGGTTATTGCGCTGCTGGTGACCTGGCTGCTCATTCTGGGCACGCGCGAAAGCGCATGGTTCAACGCCGTGCTGGTGACGGTGAAGATCGCGGCGTTGACCGCTTTCGTCGTCCTCACTCTGCCGCAGGCCGAACTCGAACGGTTCAACCCCTTCCTTCCCGCTGGCGTTTTTGGCGGTTTCGGGACGGGTGTGGGGGCGGTGGGGGCTGCCGCCACAATGTTCTTCGCTTATGTCGGGTTCGATGCGGTTTCGACCGCAGCCGAAGAAACCAAGAACCCGCAACGCAATGTGCCCATTGGGCTGGTCGGTTCGCTGCTGTTCTGCACGGCCTTCTATATCATCGTTTCCGCCGGGGCTGTGGGCGCGATCGGCGGGCAGCCGATCATGGGGCCGGATGGAGTGCCGTGGCCTGCCGGGTCGGCCGAACTCGCGCGGCAATGCGCGCTGCCCGAATTCCAGGATCGGCTCGTCTGCTCGCACGAGGCGCTGGCTCATGTGCTGCGCGTGATCGGTTTCAGCACGGTCGGCAATCTGGTGGGCATCGCCGCGTTCGTCGCGCTGCCTTCGGTTATCCTGATCCTGCTGTTCGGGCAGACCCGTATCTTCTTCGTCATGGCGCGTGACGGGCTGCTGCCCGAAAGGCTGGCCCGTGTGCATCCCAAGTGGAAAACGCCCTATGTTGTCACCGCGATCACCGGTGCGGTCGTGGCGGTGGCCGCCGCGTTCCTGCCGGTGGGTAAGCTGGCGGATATTTCCAATGCCGGTACGCTCTATGCGTTCGCCATGGTGGCGACTGCCGCGATGATCCTGCGCCATCGCATGCCCGGCCTGCCACGCAGGTTCCGGGCCCCGCTCTTGTGGTTGATCGCTCCGGCGACGATCGTGGGTTGTGTGTTCCTGTTCCTCAATTTGCCGGTGGCGGCGATGGTCGTCCTCCCGGGCTGGGGTATTATCGGCCTGCTGGTCTATTTCGGCTACGCCCGTGCGCGCAGCCATGTGGGACGCGGGCTGACCGAAGTGCACGAGCCCGAATATGCCGATCTGGAACCGGATATCCCCGGAATCGCCGACCGCGGCCGCGATTGA
- a CDS encoding error-prone DNA polymerase, with protein MPDKIVRTRPQHPDQGRIVTPERAPFVELGVMSCFSFLRGASQADDLARTAWALGYDAIGIADANTMAGVVRLHKEAKAWKLRPVIGCRIETAEGLAFLAYPQDRAAYGRLCRLISAGRMHDLAGGWQTKGVCDISLPMLAAHTDGVHLILLPPDDLTHAFTLPDLRPNVVALDGSPLAGGDCSGDLEALLPHLVRHLPGLGHIAASYAYRGDDVARIERLDALARAHGLGLLATNAVHYHAPECRPLQDVMTAIRHKTTVARAGHLLHANAERHLKSPEEMVRLFARWPHAIAAARQIADACQFDLTDLRYEYPKETYPEGRSAQQHLEVLTWEGAAQSYPEGIPAKVDKALREELALIGKQKLAQYFLTIKTIVDFARGLDPQILCQGRGSAANSAVCFCLGITAVDPAEQELLFERFISAERNEPPDIDVDFEHERREEVIQHIYKTYGRKSAGLCATVIHYRPRMAIREVGKAMGLSEDVTGALARTVWGSYGGDMPDKRVAEAGLDLADPYLRRVIRLAEQMIGMPRHLSQHVGGFVLTEGLLSELVPIGNGAMPDRSFIEWDKDDIDELGIMKVDVLALGMLTCIRKCFDMLALHYGRVLTLATVPAGDEEVYAMLCRGDSLGVFQVESRAQISMLPRLKPKCFYDLAVQVAIVRPGPIQGDMVHPYLKRRKQGGPIVLPGPSPDKGPPDELQAILQRTFGVPIFQEQAMKIAMVAAEFTPDEANRLRRAMATFRSRGMVDELEELMVGRMVDRGYDPDFAQRCFNQIKGFGEYGFPESHAASFARLVYVSSWLKCHYPAAFAAALLNSQPMGFYAPAQIVRDAREHGVEVLPADVNHSEWNCTLEKHSDGTIAMRLGLQQVDGFPEHAAAKLVAAREQGGCYRDAGELQERAKLAPAHVERLASADCFTSLNLPRRQALWHARSLAALPELPLFAHAATREEGGDRSAAVLPAMPLSEEVVADYQTTRLSLKAHPLVFLRSFLDERGFLCCADLLRCKQRSSVRIAGVVLIRQRPGSAKGVCFITLEDETGIANIVIWPHVMERFRKVVMGARLMEVRGRVEYDEGVIHVIATHLVDATEQLHRLSEDLLVPEMDRPDHVERPLPGRRFDAGPHRGHPRNARIIPNSRDFH; from the coding sequence ATGCCCGATAAAATCGTGCGCACTCGCCCGCAGCACCCCGATCAGGGCCGTATCGTCACCCCGGAACGCGCTCCGTTCGTCGAACTGGGGGTGATGAGCTGCTTTTCCTTTCTGCGCGGCGCGTCGCAGGCGGACGACCTGGCCCGCACCGCATGGGCGCTGGGCTATGATGCGATCGGAATCGCCGATGCCAACACCATGGCGGGCGTGGTGCGCCTGCATAAAGAAGCGAAAGCATGGAAGCTGCGGCCGGTGATCGGTTGCCGGATCGAAACGGCCGAAGGGCTGGCCTTCCTCGCCTATCCGCAAGATCGGGCCGCCTATGGCCGCCTGTGCCGTTTGATTTCAGCCGGGCGGATGCACGATCTGGCAGGTGGATGGCAGACCAAGGGTGTGTGCGATATTTCGCTCCCTATGCTCGCCGCACATACGGATGGCGTGCATCTGATCCTGCTGCCGCCGGACGACCTGACCCATGCCTTTACTCTGCCGGACCTGCGGCCCAATGTCGTGGCACTGGATGGCAGTCCGCTTGCCGGGGGCGATTGCAGCGGCGATCTGGAGGCTTTGCTGCCGCATCTGGTGCGTCACCTGCCGGGGCTGGGGCACATTGCCGCCAGCTATGCCTATCGCGGGGACGATGTGGCACGGATTGAGCGGCTTGATGCTCTCGCCCGGGCGCATGGGCTGGGGCTGCTGGCCACCAACGCCGTCCATTATCATGCGCCGGAATGCCGCCCGTTGCAGGATGTGATGACCGCGATCCGCCACAAGACCACAGTCGCCCGGGCGGGGCACCTGCTTCACGCCAATGCCGAACGGCATCTGAAAAGCCCGGAGGAAATGGTGCGCCTGTTTGCCCGCTGGCCGCATGCGATTGCCGCCGCCCGGCAGATTGCGGATGCCTGCCAGTTCGATCTCACGGATCTGCGCTACGAATATCCGAAGGAAACCTATCCCGAAGGACGTAGCGCACAGCAGCATCTGGAAGTGCTGACATGGGAGGGCGCCGCCCAATCCTATCCGGAAGGCATACCGGCCAAAGTGGACAAGGCCCTGCGCGAGGAACTGGCGCTGATCGGGAAGCAAAAGCTGGCGCAGTATTTCCTTACCATTAAGACAATCGTCGATTTCGCGCGGGGGCTGGACCCGCAAATCTTGTGCCAGGGGCGGGGCTCGGCGGCGAATTCGGCGGTCTGTTTCTGCCTCGGGATCACTGCGGTCGATCCGGCGGAGCAGGAACTGCTGTTCGAACGCTTTATTTCGGCGGAACGCAACGAGCCGCCCGATATCGATGTCGATTTCGAGCACGAACGGCGCGAGGAAGTGATCCAGCACATCTACAAAACCTATGGCCGGAAAAGCGCGGGCCTGTGCGCCACGGTGATCCATTACCGGCCGCGCATGGCAATCCGCGAAGTCGGCAAGGCCATGGGATTGAGCGAGGATGTGACCGGCGCGCTCGCCCGCACCGTCTGGGGCAGTTACGGCGGGGATATGCCGGACAAGCGGGTGGCGGAAGCCGGGCTGGATCTGGCCGATCCCTATCTGCGCCGGGTGATCAGACTGGCCGAACAGATGATCGGCATGCCGCGCCATCTTTCGCAGCATGTCGGCGGCTTTGTCCTGACGGAAGGGTTGTTGAGCGAACTCGTGCCGATCGGCAACGGGGCTATGCCCGATCGCAGTTTCATCGAATGGGACAAGGACGATATCGATGAACTGGGCATCATGAAAGTGGATGTGCTGGCGCTCGGCATGCTCACCTGCATCCGCAAATGCTTCGATATGCTGGCCCTGCATTATGGGCGGGTGTTGACTCTCGCCACTGTGCCCGCGGGCGATGAGGAGGTTTATGCCATGCTGTGCCGGGGGGATTCCCTCGGCGTGTTCCAGGTGGAAAGCCGCGCGCAGATCAGCATGTTGCCCCGGCTGAAACCGAAATGCTTCTACGATCTGGCGGTGCAGGTGGCAATCGTCCGGCCGGGGCCAATCCAGGGCGATATGGTGCACCCCTATCTCAAGCGGCGCAAGCAAGGGGGCCCTATCGTCTTGCCTGGTCCATCCCCTGACAAGGGCCCGCCGGATGAGTTGCAGGCCATTTTGCAACGCACGTTCGGTGTGCCGATCTTTCAGGAACAGGCGATGAAAATTGCCATGGTGGCGGCGGAATTCACGCCGGATGAAGCCAACAGGTTGCGCCGGGCGATGGCCACGTTCCGTTCGCGCGGGATGGTGGACGAACTGGAGGAACTGATGGTTGGCCGGATGGTCGATCGCGGCTACGATCCCGATTTCGCCCAACGCTGTTTCAATCAGATCAAGGGGTTCGGCGAATATGGCTTTCCTGAAAGCCATGCGGCCAGCTTCGCCCGGCTCGTTTATGTTTCCAGTTGGCTCAAGTGCCATTATCCGGCGGCTTTCGCTGCGGCCTTGCTCAATTCGCAGCCGATGGGCTTCTATGCCCCGGCACAGATCGTGCGCGATGCGCGCGAACACGGGGTGGAAGTTTTGCCCGCCGATGTGAACCACAGCGAATGGAACTGCACCCTGGAAAAGCATTCCGATGGCACGATCGCGATGCGTCTGGGCTTGCAGCAGGTGGATGGGTTTCCCGAGCACGCGGCGGCAAAGCTGGTTGCAGCGAGGGAACAAGGTGGTTGCTATCGCGATGCGGGGGAGCTGCAGGAACGGGCCAAACTGGCCCCGGCGCATGTGGAACGGCTCGCCAGCGCGGATTGCTTCACTTCGTTGAACCTCCCGCGCAGGCAGGCGTTATGGCATGCGCGCAGCCTTGCCGCTCTGCCGGAACTGCCGCTTTTTGCCCATGCGGCCACGCGGGAGGAAGGCGGGGACAGAAGCGCCGCCGTGCTGCCTGCCATGCCATTGTCCGAAGAAGTGGTGGCCGATTATCAGACCACGCGCCTCAGTCTGAAAGCGCATCCGCTTGTTTTTCTGCGTTCTTTTCTAGACGAACGGGGTTTCCTGTGCTGCGCCGATTTGCTCCGTTGCAAGCAGCGTTCCTCCGTCCGCATCGCCGGGGTGGTGCTGATCCGTCAGCGCCCCGGATCGGCGAAAGGGGTGTGCTTCATCACTCTGGAAGATGAAACCGGTATCGCCAACATCGTCATCTGGCCCCATGTGATGGAGCGGTTCCGCAAAGTCGTGATGGGCGCGCGGCTGATGGAAGTACGTGGCCGGGTCGAATATGATGAGGGTGTGATCCATGTGATCGCCACCCACTTGGTGGATGCGACGGAGCAGTTGCATCGCCTGTCCGAGGATCTGCTCGTCCCGGAAATGGACCGGCCCGATCATGTGGAACGCCCTTTGCCGGGCAGGCGCTTCGATGCGGGGCCCCATCGCGGGCATCCCCGCAATGCGCGGATCATTCCCAATTCTCGCGATTTCCATTGA
- a CDS encoding DUF6504 family protein, translating into MMGKVSPPGARSLPINRTSRRILAIWLTRLAIERWRHSENCGKGEGPDAAPFALITETAHGLRIEAVNDAALAAGVHAGMRLADARSLCPQVRTAPADPAGDAAFLGRLALWAQRWGPWSVIDPPDGLLVDITGGAHLFGGEERLLQEAATCFDRQGLSVRLAIAPTAGAAWAAAHFGEGHRQSALLPSGEELRTLLGRLPVAALRLDPDVLLVLQRLGLKRVGDLYPIDRDALQRRFRNRVTASANPLLRLDQILGHAAEPLLPAVAPDRPMAQRRLMEPIRHRPLLDQVVADCADDLARELEARRQGGRRLELALWRVDGLVILRHLELASATRDPMHIVRLLANRLDDVDAGFGIELMRLQALWVEDLSLGQSELEAGRAVRQGTSLAVCIDRLSTRLGPGAVRRPVPYASHVPERAQHWQGAFDPPPDNPGGEAVPTRPLKLLDRAEAIAVLYATPDGLPRRFRWRGQVHDVARVEGPERIAPEWWRESGPVRLRDYYRIEDGAGRRYWIYRHGIAGDGRGGAPLWFLQGLFA; encoded by the coding sequence ATGATGGGCAAAGTCTCGCCGCCGGGCGCGCGATCCCTGCCGATCAACCGGACATCCCGCCGCATTCTGGCGATCTGGTTGACACGGTTGGCGATCGAACGCTGGCGGCATTCTGAAAATTGCGGGAAAGGCGAAGGCCCCGATGCGGCGCCTTTCGCTCTGATAACCGAAACCGCGCATGGCCTGCGGATCGAAGCGGTCAACGATGCTGCTCTTGCTGCCGGTGTCCATGCAGGAATGCGTCTGGCCGATGCCCGCAGTCTGTGCCCGCAGGTGCGAACAGCCCCGGCCGACCCGGCGGGTGATGCCGCTTTCCTCGGCCGTCTGGCGCTGTGGGCGCAGCGCTGGGGGCCGTGGAGTGTGATCGACCCACCCGATGGTTTATTGGTCGATATTACCGGCGGGGCCCATCTGTTCGGAGGGGAGGAGCGCCTGCTGCAAGAGGCCGCCACCTGTTTCGATCGACAGGGATTGAGCGTGCGGTTGGCCATTGCCCCGACAGCGGGTGCGGCATGGGCTGCCGCTCATTTTGGGGAAGGACACAGGCAATCGGCACTCCTTCCTTCGGGGGAGGAACTGCGAACGTTGCTGGGCCGGTTGCCGGTGGCTGCGCTGCGGCTCGATCCCGATGTGCTGCTGGTTCTCCAGCGCCTTGGGCTCAAGCGGGTAGGCGATCTCTATCCGATCGACCGCGATGCCCTGCAACGCCGCTTTCGCAACCGTGTGACAGCTTCGGCCAATCCGCTGCTGCGGCTCGATCAGATATTGGGGCATGCGGCGGAACCTCTGCTGCCCGCCGTTGCGCCAGACCGGCCGATGGCGCAGCGGCGACTGATGGAACCGATCCGCCATCGCCCCCTGCTGGATCAGGTGGTGGCCGATTGCGCAGACGATCTGGCGCGCGAACTGGAAGCGCGCAGGCAAGGCGGCAGGCGTCTGGAACTGGCCCTGTGGCGGGTGGATGGACTGGTAATCCTGCGCCATCTCGAACTGGCTTCCGCCACGCGCGATCCCATGCATATCGTCCGCCTGCTGGCGAACAGGCTGGATGATGTGGATGCCGGTTTCGGGATCGAACTGATGCGGTTGCAGGCGCTGTGGGTGGAGGATCTGTCTCTGGGCCAGAGCGAACTGGAAGCGGGCCGGGCGGTCCGGCAAGGCACCAGTCTGGCAGTCTGTATCGACCGGTTGAGCACGCGGCTCGGCCCGGGTGCGGTGCGCCGCCCGGTGCCCTATGCCAGCCATGTGCCGGAACGTGCCCAGCATTGGCAGGGGGCATTCGATCCACCTCCGGATAATCCGGGCGGGGAGGCCGTTCCGACAAGGCCGCTCAAGCTGCTCGACCGGGCAGAGGCGATTGCCGTGCTCTATGCCACGCCTGATGGCCTGCCGCGCCGGTTCCGCTGGCGTGGGCAGGTGCACGATGTCGCCCGGGTCGAAGGGCCGGAACGGATCGCGCCCGAATGGTGGCGGGAAAGCGGGCCGGTGCGGCTGCGCGATTATTATCGGATCGAGGACGGGGCTGGGCGCCGGTACTGGATCTATCGCCACGGCATCGCGGGCGATGGGCGGGGCGGGGCGCCGCTGTGGTTCCTGCAGGGGTTGTTCGCCTGA
- a CDS encoding tetratricopeptide repeat protein, translating to MIFRSDGNNWRRRGFALCISLLGVVSATAGLAASDVSAQLKTARAALIRGDGIAAEVALRQALDAGAERSVIAAPMGEAKMLQGNLALARNWLAPGQFAPGDQAYGFRMLGQIEMEEGNLAAASLAFERALRIDANSAALWVDIGQLRYRAGEQVQAIAAVRQAVRLDPENVAALSFQGQIVRDAVGPVAALPWFARAHLLAPKDTEVLFHYASTLGEVGRAKDMLAVTRMMIGLEPRNPRAFYLQAVLAARAGKVDLARRLMVRAGDPLRDVSSAILLNGVLEYRAGNFGTAATLFERLWQRQPDNRMAPLLLARTLYQAGQMREVVTRFAPMAEDEGASAYLLTLVGRAYEALGDRGKAASFLDRAAAPQQASRLVPIATGLPVSVLESRWRADPGRADNAIPMIRQLIANGESTRAVTLANQIVTRFPGAADVHVLAGDASMANAAYAEALQHYRQAAEVRYTRLLLARMATALTRSGDTARIPALLHDYLREHPLDGQVADWAADLAARKGDVKGAMRLYGRAFAVGVADHDPGSRAQYAFLALQAGDAGTARRNAVQAYRMQRLNSELAFVAGRVLWKSDGEGNAVAQALLDKAARIAGDH from the coding sequence ATGATCTTCAGGTCTGACGGTAACAACTGGCGGAGACGCGGGTTTGCGCTGTGTATCAGCCTGCTAGGCGTGGTGTCTGCCACGGCAGGTCTCGCCGCCTCGGATGTTTCCGCGCAGTTGAAAACGGCGCGCGCCGCTCTGATCCGGGGGGATGGCATCGCGGCGGAAGTGGCCTTGCGTCAGGCGCTGGATGCGGGTGCGGAGAGAAGCGTTATCGCAGCCCCGATGGGCGAGGCGAAAATGTTGCAAGGCAATCTCGCTCTCGCGCGCAACTGGCTTGCCCCAGGGCAATTCGCCCCCGGTGATCAGGCATATGGCTTCCGTATGCTCGGCCAGATCGAAATGGAGGAAGGCAATCTGGCGGCTGCCAGCCTCGCTTTCGAACGGGCCTTGCGGATCGATGCGAATAGCGCCGCGCTGTGGGTGGATATCGGACAATTGCGGTATCGCGCGGGTGAACAGGTGCAAGCGATTGCTGCCGTACGCCAAGCGGTCCGGCTCGATCCGGAGAATGTCGCCGCTTTGTCGTTTCAGGGGCAGATCGTGCGCGATGCGGTTGGCCCGGTGGCGGCTTTGCCGTGGTTCGCGCGGGCGCATCTGCTGGCACCGAAGGACACCGAAGTGTTGTTCCACTATGCCTCCACGCTGGGCGAAGTGGGCCGGGCAAAAGACATGCTCGCCGTCACCCGGATGATGATCGGTCTTGAACCGCGCAATCCCCGGGCGTTCTATCTGCAGGCTGTCCTGGCGGCACGAGCGGGCAAGGTCGATCTTGCCCGCCGCCTGATGGTACGGGCGGGCGATCCGCTGCGTGATGTCTCCTCGGCCATTCTGCTGAACGGCGTGCTGGAATACCGTGCGGGAAACTTTGGCACGGCTGCGACTTTGTTCGAGCGCTTGTGGCAGCGCCAGCCCGACAATCGCATGGCGCCGCTCCTCTTGGCCCGCACGCTTTATCAGGCGGGGCAGATGCGGGAAGTCGTGACACGGTTCGCGCCCATGGCAGAGGACGAAGGGGCATCTGCCTATCTGCTCACGCTGGTCGGCCGCGCTTATGAAGCGCTGGGCGACCGCGGGAAAGCGGCGAGCTTCCTCGATCGCGCCGCAGCGCCGCAACAGGCATCGCGTCTGGTGCCGATCGCTACAGGCCTTCCAGTGTCAGTGCTGGAATCGCGCTGGCGGGCCGATCCCGGGCGGGCAGACAACGCCATTCCCATGATCCGCCAGCTTATCGCAAACGGGGAGAGCACGCGGGCGGTCACGCTCGCCAACCAGATCGTGACCCGTTTTCCCGGTGCGGCCGATGTCCATGTCCTTGCGGGCGACGCCTCTATGGCCAACGCAGCTTATGCCGAGGCTTTGCAGCATTATCGGCAGGCTGCGGAAGTGCGATATACACGCCTGTTGCTGGCGCGGATGGCGACGGCACTGACCCGCTCAGGCGATACAGCGCGGATTCCCGCCCTGCTGCATGATTATCTGCGCGAACATCCGCTTGATGGCCAAGTGGCCGATTGGGCTGCGGATCTCGCCGCGCGCAAGGGCGATGTGAAAGGCGCCATGAGGCTCTATGGCCGTGCGTTCGCCGTGGGCGTGGCAGATCACGATCCTGGCAGCCGGGCGCAGTATGCTTTCCTCGCGTTGCAGGCCGGGGATGCGGGGACGGCACGCCGCAACGCCGTACAAGCCTATCGTATGCAGCGCTTGAACAGCGAACTGGCGTTTGTTGCGGGCCGGGTGCTGTGGAAAAGCGATGGAGAAGGCAACGCCGTCGCGCAGGCTCTGTTGGACAAGGCGGCCCGGATCGCGGGGGATCACTGA
- the panB gene encoding 3-methyl-2-oxobutanoate hydroxymethyltransferase: MSTTFQIDTATSRANPTPAPLRRLTVPAIRARKQDGVTQEPIVMLTAYTARQAQLLDAHCDMLLVGDSLGQVIYGLPSTIPVTLEMMANHAAAVVRGSFHSVIVVDMPFGSYEQSPQQAFESATYLLKASGAAAVKLEGGEAMAETVAFLNQRGIPVVGHVGLTPQAVNVLGGYMARGRSDAEAEKIVNDARALDEAGCFSIVVEGVVEPIAIAATRAVSCPTIGIGGSAQCDGQVLVTEDMLGMFERVPRFVKRYEKIGEIIEAAAVRYAEEVRSRAFPGPEQTYQPK; the protein is encoded by the coding sequence ATGTCCACGACTTTCCAGATCGACACGGCCACGAGCCGCGCCAACCCGACCCCGGCGCCGCTCCGCCGCCTGACTGTCCCCGCGATCCGCGCGCGCAAGCAGGATGGCGTCACGCAGGAACCGATTGTGATGCTGACGGCCTATACGGCGCGGCAGGCGCAATTGCTCGATGCGCATTGCGATATGCTGCTGGTGGGGGATTCGCTCGGCCAGGTCATTTATGGCCTGCCTTCGACCATTCCCGTCACGCTGGAGATGATGGCCAATCATGCCGCCGCCGTGGTGCGCGGCAGCTTTCATTCGGTGATCGTGGTCGATATGCCGTTCGGCAGTTACGAACAGAGCCCGCAGCAAGCTTTCGAAAGCGCGACCTACCTTCTGAAAGCCAGCGGCGCGGCGGCGGTCAAGCTGGAAGGCGGTGAAGCTATGGCCGAAACCGTGGCTTTCCTTAACCAACGCGGCATTCCCGTCGTCGGCCATGTCGGGCTGACTCCGCAGGCGGTGAATGTGCTCGGCGGCTACATGGCACGCGGGCGCAGCGATGCCGAAGCGGAAAAGATCGTCAACGATGCGCGCGCCCTGGATGAAGCGGGCTGCTTCTCCATCGTCGTCGAAGGCGTGGTCGAACCGATCGCCATTGCAGCGACCAGGGCGGTCTCCTGCCCCACTATCGGCATCGGCGGTTCGGCGCAGTGCGATGGGCAGGTGCTGGTGACCGAGGACATGCTGGGCATGTTCGAACGCGTGCCGCGCTTCGTGAAACGCTATGAAAAAATCGGTGAAATCATCGAGGCAGCGGCCGTCCGCTATGCCGAAGAAGTCCGCAGCCGCGCTTTTCCCGGCCCGGAACAGACATACCAGCCCAAATAA